TTGGATTGTCTGGATATACCATAAAAGAATTCTGATAAACCCTACCCTTGAGCTCTTATTATCTGTTAATGTAGAATAGATAATAACAAAAACAACTTTTAAAAGCAAAGGGAATCATTACAATATTATACTGTGGATATGCTACGGGTAATAACTTACAGTGTCATTCTAGCACTTGCTTCACTCAACCTCACAATAGCTTCCAACTGTCTGACTGTAATTGGTATAACAGCTGCTTCCCCAGTTTCATTTGCTTGCCGTCTCATGTCCTagaagaataaaaatatcaaatggAGCAGAAGAAACTTATCTGATCGAAAGAACATTTGCATCATTAACGGACATGAAATTTCTAGCTTGGATCCAAAAACAGGAATTCTCAACACTGATACTGTACCCATAAAAATACTGTGGTTCCTCAATGAAACAAATTGATTGCCAGGAGGAATATCTAAAACTTTAACACTTTGCATTACCCTATGAATCTTTCACCTATTAGCTCACATGGACTACACAAATCAGTTACAGTTTAAGTTACTGAGTCATGTTTATTCTTGATTTTGCATAGAGTCCACTGCTCTTCTTAGAATCTAGAGTCAAGTGTAAAGGTGAAATGTACATGCACAGATACTTCACGagataataaatttttcaaccTTGCATCTGAGACTTTTTAACTGGCTCAATCTATTGCAGACACAATAATCCACCTGTACTTTTGCGGTAGGAAACGCAGGAGATGAAACCAACTCAATACAAGAGATATTACcattaaagcataaaaatacgCGACAAATAACTTGAGAGTTTCAAGTGGTAAGAACTCAAAAGATTCAGACAATATTTCGCCATTTAATGCATCATCTTAGGCTAACTCTGATTTATTGGTTGACAAGTACCTGTCTAATGTTTACGTATCTTTCTTGCAACAAAGAGGCAGCAGATTCTGAGAGGCGAGGATGGCACTCGGTTCGAGCATAGTGAATGTACCTGCACTAAACAACTAAATACGTCAGCAAAGGAATCAACAACTGTTGTTCTACCATTATGAACATTGAAAGAtgttttaatcaaaagtaaagACCTCTTCAGCCAGTTATCCTCCTTCGAAGTCCTTGAGTCAGTTGAGGCCGCATCAGCAGATGCATGGACTTTTATGACGTGACTGGCAATATTCTGCAAATGCATCAAATTAGATTCAGCGTTGTCACCTTGCACATCCGCTATTTCAGAGTATATTCTCTTTGAGCAGCAAATACataattataaagaaaaaacaTTTCCATCAATTTGGAGTATGCCTCCATGTTAGTCGAAGAAATACGACCTGACTCGTTAAGAAAAGATAACAAGTGTATACATGCCTGTAGAGAAGACACCAAATTTTGAAGTTGTTCCAACTGTAATTAATACTTTTGTACCTTGTCTTGAGAGTACATTCGAATATCTTtcacgataaaaatcatatcaaatcttGAAAGGATTGTGGTCTGCAAATCAATGTTGTCTTGTGCAGTCTGAAAAGAAAATGGTTGCTAGTTAATCTCTTTGGCGAAAGAATCTTTAAATTGATATGAAGTAAGCACTCAGAGAACTGAAAGTAACGTGCCTTGAGATCATCATATCTCCCAGATGGAGGATTGGCCGCAGCAAGTACAGAGGTTCTTGAATTGAGAACAGTCGTTATTCCTGCTTTAGCAATGGAAATAGTCTGCTGCTCCATTGCTTCATGAATGGCAACCCTGCATAACAAATATAGTTTTCCTAAGAACTCCAGTTGTAAGCAGTAAAATGGCAATTCttatgtcaaaaaaattatactgGCATCACCTGTCTTCTGCCCTCATTTTGTCGAATTCATCGATGCAAACAACACCCCCATCAGCCAAGACCATTGCACCTCCTTCCAAATAAAATTCCCTCTGCATATTTTGGTAAAAATCATTGCAAACATCGTACGAAGTAGAAAGAAAATGCATGCTAAATCAAAATTAATCCATAGAAGCTTAGCACCTTGTAAACAATAGACCGGAGTGAAAACTTACTGAGCTATTGTCACGAATAACTGAAGCAGTAAGACCAGCAGCAGATGATCCCTTTCCAGAAGTATATACAGCCACCGGAGCTGTCTTCTCAACAAACTTGAGAAACTACACAGTAAAAGTGTGTATCTTTTTAAAGCGTATTTTCAGAAATTTAATGTAGCATAAAGAAAAATCCGCTAATTTATATGCAGTACTCTTATTTAAGATGTACCAGCCATGATGGGAAAGGTTTCGCATATGTGGTAAATACATGATAAATTGTCGTAACCTGTGATTTGGCTGTGGATGGATCCCCCAAAAGTAACACATTGATGTCACCTCTCAGTTTTACACCGTCGGGCAAAATCTGAATCAGCAAAGGCGTgattttcaagaaattgaacAAACAAAATACTATAAATACTGTAGTTAGTCACAAGGCGCTTTGAGAGACATGGGTGGGTGCACTGAAGACTAGTCCCTAGTAATATTCTAGGATTTGGATGTGTGAAAACAGTTCATTTGCACAGTATCCAATATAAACCACACAAAATATtgatcgaaaattttaaaaaaaaacatatatttaacaTAGAAACAAATATAGAGTTACATTGTATTTCTTCTTAAAATAACAATCTTACATTAGAGGCACGTACAAATACACCTCATACATTCAACCGTGCCAAGGAGCGGATTTCACTAAAAAGTCACACCCACACATAAGGGCAGAGCCCTGTCATGCCAAGATGCAATGCAGCAGGTGAATTTTTAGCAACTATAATTAACACAAATGACCAGTTTATTGCACACCTTCCTTGAACCTCCAAACAAAAGGCAGGCAACAGCCTTCTTCACATCACTATGACCAAATATGGATGGAGCAATCTTGGAGCAAATTTTATCGTATGCATTTTTATCCGACGAAAATTTTTTGAATTCGTCAATCTGAAAGAGTGAGATGTGAAGACAAGTTTATTTACCAGCAGAGATTAAACATTATTCTGAATTATGTAACTCTAGCTATAAAAAATCTATACATTCGATAACTTAAATGAAGAAAAACTATGACAACGATTGTTACCTCCTCTCGAGTGAATTTAGTCGGACCTCGGGAATTAGCCTCACCTGTTTCTTCTAGGCCAACCACCCGGATATAGGGCTGCCTAATTGCAACTGCACCTTTGTGGCTGCAAAAAAATTCTGAACACATCACATAATGAAGATAGATATTTTGGATTCTTTTTCATCCAAGTACAGATTTCTTACGAAGCAGACGAGTTGGCAGCTTGGAAGATACTGTAAATTCCAATAATGGTCAACCTTGTCCCAGGAACAATTGTTTGCACGAGATGCCGATCAACAGATAAAAGCATGTTCCTTGGCAACTCTCCAGTGGGCACATCcttggattaaaaaaaaaaaccaacataACCAATAGAGCTTATAAGATAACATCAACTCTTAAGAACACCAATGACAGAGGCCATATTAGTTTATCTCTAATAGAATAAAGCACATACCTCAGGATTTTCCTGCAATTTTAGTGTTTGTTGATCCACGTACTTGCTTTTATCTGGAAGCACGATCCATGGATCAAGTGGGCATGGTTCTTCCCCAGCCTGAGAAATGACAGCAATCGCATGTCATTCTAACTAAATCAGGCAGAATTTGAAAGGGTGTTCAGATAAATGTTTATGTCAAGAACCTGAGGGATGTGATCACAAGATCTAGGCACAATAGCTCCACCAAGACCGGGACGGCATGGAACAAGCTTGACATTCTTACAGTTCTTGCACAACAACGTCACGTATGTTGCTTTTGCCTTGGTTCTTGATGCTGCAATAACAATCCCAGACACCTTAAccaattttgaaatatattgtGCCTGCATGTCATCATACCAAAAGACACTGCTAATTTCATTAAAATGCACACTCTCAGCAGATTGAAGGCAACAAAATGCGCAAATCAACTAACCCCCATTGATCTCATTGATAGAGGATCCTGATCTGATCTCAACAATACTTGCACTTCCCCAGTCATTGGTTCTTCCATTTCACCAGTTTCTCCAGCAACCCTTGATTTAAGACCTGCCAGTACTTCTGCTGCTGCACTTTCGAACTGTTTCATATTCAGAAACAAACAAGTAGGCATGCTTAGTATATCAATGAAGTGAGTTTTAACCACATACATTATAGGCATCATTAACGATTAGAGAAATATATTACGACTTAAGCTTACAGtgacaaatcaagaaaatttgtCCGTGGGATATAATCATGCTTTGATAAAAGATATATATTAAATCAACATTATTGTAATAAAAACAGCAAACATTTTTTTCGATTTATTTCAAAGTAAGAGTCAGTCTAATGAAGCAATATGAAACATACATTGACATCGTGGTGTCATGTTCTAGAGTGATCCCGTGAAGTTTTACGTTTTAAATAGCTTCAAGTGCATcccttttaatttcaaaaaaaaggTCTCGTAAAAAAATTTCCACGTACAAGTGTTACTTGGAATCGTGGTTTTATTGGTTTCACTGCAGTGTTTTGAGCAGCCAGAGTACTATAATTCAACATTTCAGATATAGCTTAGCCAGGAAACATAGGTCATACCATCAATATATAATGCTAAAAACCTACAGTCGTGTGTGAACAAATCTTACTATTCAGTCGTGTGTGAACAAATCTTACCATAATGTAGTTTTGCCTCCGCACAACAATTTGCACTAATTCTTTAACTAGAAGAGATTAAATTATACCCAATTTCACTCCACAACCAAGCTCTACAGAAGAAGAAATCATAGAATGCGGATCTTTCACACTTACTAGGGGGAGGTACTCAGCAGGGTTCTGACGAAGGAATTGGGGAAGGGTTTGATCGGGATCGTAAGAGATGAGGTCAGCGAGATTGACGAGCAGATATTCAGGGTTGGACAATAGGACTTCTCTGTAAGGGAAAACATTAGGCTGGCTCTTGCGCTGGAAATTCCTGATGAATTCCTTGAATCGCTGAAGCACCGCGTGCCGATTGACCGTGTCCGAATCACCTCCGCCACCACGGGGGAACTGGGCCTGGTCGCTGTAGTATATCCCTCCCTCGTCCCAGCCAGACATCTCTTCtctgtttgtgtgtgttttctcTAAGTATATGAAAATGGAGACGGCGAGTGAAGGAAGGAAAAGGAATGGGAAAGTAACTCCTAAGAAGCTGTTTCTGGCGGGAGATATAAGGCGGGAAAATTTAACCACGTGACGAGCACGTGAGATACATAGAgagtatttatatattttttgtaggaagtgatattcatgtttattttgtgttatttataCTTTcgttttatatgtaaaatatatgtcaaatttatttataatcaaaGTGCAAAAAACAAAAAGTAGAGCGTCAAAATCAACTCCaattttttaattgattgagtttaatattatattttatttcttgtaaGCTTCTTTGTCGAAAAAAATCAATACTCGAAgctttttatcattattttaggaaaaataatataatgtaaaaatgtattttaagtAATTATATTTTGTGTCCACGTCAGACAGTTAAAGGCGTTCATGTTTAATGATATTCACTGAAAATTTAGGATTCAGTTCCAGCAGGTGATATTAGCCCGAGTGCAAACTTCGAATTTATTCTAAGCATGAAATCACATAAAGGACCGTTAGAAGTGGGCCGAGaaggtgtcctggcgtagcccctccgacgctcaagtcaaagACTGTGTATATAACgagagagcagctaagggtgctgctgaaagtCAATATCGTGAATGAATGAATTAGACACTCAAACCTAGTATTTACAAGAACATACCTGGGCCGGATGGGCCGAGGGTCCAGAATCTGAATTGGACCAAATCTTGATAGGTCTAGTCATAGGGTATCACTTAATTAATTGTATAAATTGATAAATGATAATATAGACATAGAGActtttttttagcaaatttCAAGTGAAACATTTTCAAATATCTCTATCCGTGAGATgaataatcaataataataataattttgatataaaacgAAAAAATTTGCATTGTTTGGATCAGATCGAAAATATATCTCACAAAACTGATTCATAAGATTATCTcataaaaaatttgtgattttttcCTTGTGAAGTGGTGTGTTGTAAATCGATCTCGGACATGAGTTGTCTCTCAAATACCATGTCTAGATAAAATGAGTTGAAGAGAGTAAAGTGTTGTTGTCTTTTAAAGTTAAAATGGTCAAAACAAAATCTTCAATAGAAAATTTGCAGGTTTTACAGCCGTTGTTTTTCAATCCaagaattgttttttaaaaataaaaaataaaatgtataatcCACAAACCATAGTCTCGTGTCGTCTACGTCTTTTCTTGgagattaaaaaattatatatataataaaaataataattcatataaAAATCTTATCACTGAAAAAAAATAAGTCTCATATGAGAAAGTCGTTTAACGATAACCATCACCTGAAtccttttttttcattttcaaagatttcagaagaattttttggaaatatttCAGAAAACTCTATTTCCTAGAAAACtctattaatataatattttaaattttattatttttttgctgcataatatttatttaacatgcttaaaaattatattgattttttttcgaaaataagattaaattaattttaataaagtatttttatactatttacttatttatctaattattttaaaaagatttattaataaatatatggtGGGGGCATTTTATTCAATACAATCCAAATAACATAAttagttcaaaattttaaaatcatactaaaCACCAAATAATCCATCACTCACACAAATGACAATATGGATAATACACACATTCATTCATTTACAATGCTCCATGCCCTTCTCTTCCTACAGACCTGCCATTTGCTTGCAGATTCAACACAGACAACATCTTTACTACTTCTTCCATCGATGTTCTGCTTCTTGTGCATAGTAAAGCAACTTCAAGAACCGACAACATCTCTTCTTGGGACGAGGTGGAAGGGGCGATTCCACTATTTTTAGTCATTTCCCTTATGAGAGCCTCTCTAGGAGTGCTCTGCATACTTAAACTGGCGGTATTTGCCAATAGACCGTCGCTCAGCACATGAAGAACGAGCTCCCCGAAGTTGATTATGTCCTTTTGTAGCTCATCTGTCATGTATGTGTTGAATTCACCGACACCTGCACGATTAATGTTTTAGATTTAATCGATACAGATTGCAGACAAAACTAGAGAAATCTATGTTTTTACATTTCAAGTAAATGAATAAATATACCTTCAGATTGGACTATATAAGCTACTTAAAATGATCACATTATGTCACAATATTTCAACTCCTGCTAAATATACATATAGATAGCAGATCTTTTTGGTAGAAGGGAGGCATATCCAATATTTGTTTGCTGTATGTTTACGAATGTTGAACATGGAAGTATGAGCATGCATGTACCTGTTTCTTTTCTAGTCTTTTCTGGCAGTAGGCTACCACTCGATTGAATGAATGAGGTGAGCCCATATTCAGCCAAATGGGGttccatattttcatcaaaatgcACGCTACTCGCCTTCAAATTGCCATGAGGAATTGCTGGATAACACTCACGATGGAGGAAATGTAGTGCACTTGCAACTCCAACTATTATTTTACACTTAGTTTCCCAATCTCTCCTCACCCGAATCTTTTCTGCTAAATCATTATTAGGCAGGTAATCATACAAAAGATAAGCGAACTCGTTATTGTAGCAAATCCCAAGCAATCTTGTCAAGTTCTTGTGCCTTGAATTACCAATCCTAATCAAGTGTTCTACAgcatttttcttctcttttggCTCCCATGCAATTATCTTTACTGAAACTGTGATTCCTGTGGGTAAAACGACTTTTCTGATTGAATCGGGCAATGTGTGCACTGCCTCCTCACCAGATTCATTTCCACTGAAGCTTTTCAAAACATCTTTTGCTGTAAACCGAGGAAACCCATCAAAAGCGACCATTTTCCACGGACCTTTACTTCTTTTCTTGAAGTATAGTATCCCGAACACTGCAGCCATGATTAATAAAACCGCGACAGCGCAAATGATAAGAATCCAGGATACCTTTTGTGCTCTTCTGCTTCCTACTTGTAGTCCATTTGAAATCCCATTTTCACGATTGCAACGTCTCAGAGGTTCCCCACAGAGCTTTGGATTACCAAGAAACGCACTAATATCCATGGACTTGAACTTCGATTGTGTAGGGATTGAGCCCgatatattattatatgataCATTCAGCAGTTCCAAGCTTGAAGAGGTCCCAAACTCGTCCGGGATTGGACCGGTTAAATTATTGTGTGACAGGTCTAATACACTGATAACGGGAAGTCTAGCTAACTCCACAGGTATTGAGCCGGCCAAGTTATTATCAGCCAAATCTATCCTCAAAAGTTCCTTACAATAGGATACACTTTCTGGGATTTTTCCTGATAAATTGTTCATTCTAAATTCAAGAACAGACAAGGATTTGCAATCCTCAAACGAAGGAAGATTGCCTGATATCCAGCAAGAACTCGCAGAGAAGTTTTGAAGAAGTGGCAAAGACCATGCTCTAACCGGTATAGTGCCTCCTAGAAAGGGATTGTCAGATAAATTGAGAAACTCGAGCTTTAGAGCTTGATCAATATCAGTTGGAATCCCTCCTGTGAACCTGTTCCTAGACAAATCCACATATGACATGTTCTGAAATTTTCCGAATTGCAGTGATATTTTACCTGAGAATAAATTATCTTCGAGCCTAAGGCGAACCAGAGAAGAACAATTGGAGAGCGACGGAGGCAGCCCACCAGTAAAATTGTTTGAAAACAGGATTAACTTGAGCAACTCTGCTCCATAACATATATAAGGTGGTATGCTAccaacaaaataatttgttgAAGCATCCACGTGTTTAAGCTTCGAGTATCTTCCCAAGTCAAACGGGAGTGACCCTCTTAAGTAATTGTTCCATATAAGCAATGTATCCAAATTTGGAAGCTGAGCAATACCTTCAGGAACTTTGCCACTTAAGTCATTGTACATCAAACTCAACAACCTAAGATTCTTCAGCTCTGAAAAACTGTCTGGAATTGGACCAGAAAGAAGGTTGTCAGATAGATCCAAGCTTTTGAGTGCCAAGATTTTGCTGAATTCTGATGGGATTTTCCCAGTAAGCTGATTTTTGAACAGAAAGAGTGATTCAAGATTGGTGAGATTGTTGAGTTGGTTTGGTATAATGCCTGAAAGATTGGCATCTGCGATGTCAAGATACCGAAGTTCACTCATGTTACCAAATTGCCATGGAATCCCACCTTCATATGAGTTGTACCCAATCTCCATATGCGACAATCTTTGTAGTTTCCCCAACTCAGGCGGCACACCACCACTTAGAAAATTTCCTGCTAAATGGATGAATTCAAGACTCTGAAATGAGCCATATTCAAATGGGATTTTCCCACTGAAGTAACTTCCTGCAAAATTCACCACTTTGAGAAATTCCAGCTGAGAAACTTCCGTGGGCAAAGGCCCTGAGAAGCTGTTGCTGAAGGCATCAAGAACAACAAGATTTTGCAGATTCGAAATCCCACCCGGAAACCGGCCAGAAAAATTGTTCCTGCTGATGTCCAACAACCTCAGGCTTGTGAGATTGAAAATCCCAGTCGGAAGTTGATTCGAGAAGGAATTGTGCCCGAGGTTGAGCTCAACAAGATCAAGAAAAAGAGCGAACTGTTTCCCCGACAATGAACCTCCAAGATTCTTCATCGACAGGTCTAAACCAATGATTTTCGAAGAATTCTCATTGCATTTCACTCCAGTCCAAGAACATGCATAAATTTGAGTCGAGGGCTGAATCCCATCAGGCAAAAACCAATCATTCAAACTGTCGGAGCCATTCAAAAGCTCGGATTTTAAGCTCAACAGAGCGTCCGTGAGAGGATCAAAAGCTAGTATTGGCACCATAAACAGCAAAGAAACTATTACAAGATTGAAGCTTATAGGCTGAAGAATCTCCATTGGAACTTGCATAGAGGAAAGATATGGTGGCTCACTCCCAAGAGACCCCAGGTACTCGAGAAAGAAAgttgtatataaaaaaattaaatctttatgCATACTTTTTCCAAAAAAAGAATGCGTCCGTTAATTACTTAGAAGTTCACCAGTGTGGGAATTGATGCATAGTCGTCCGTGACCGGAACGGCGATTTTACGGTTATCGTGATAGTCTCTAAACATTTATAAActttttttcaaattctttctaaaattttcaaattatataattatttctatttttattataaaaatatttcgcGATGATAACCATTATCGTTATCAATAAAACGAGAACAATAGCTTCCACGAAGTTCTCCGAACCATGATGCATAGTGACTAGATATaaagatttgaagaaaaaatggATTGATATTTAGTGATTTAGTTGAAATGAGAATATGATTGGATTTGCTTTAGGGAGCAACATGGGTcatctcattattttattaatttaatttaattttaatactaTATAAGGCCCTTTATTATCTTTGGAGGAATGcccctttttttttcttgcttTAAACAAGAAGAAGCTAGTTAATTCAAAGTGGGATTTAACTATTTGAGCCATCATTTTCTCATCAACCCATTCCTTTATCCACACCTAATGATACAAAAACAGTGGAAAACAGTCACATTGTGTTGGGAAAGTGATTCACTAAACAAAGATAATATATtagaaaaaattacaaaatttttcGTGTATCTTTGTCTTtttgtaattaaaattttttatattattaaaatttgacaaTTTAAGTCATCTTTCAATAGGTTGTTAATGTTCATCAATCATGTGAGCACCATGTTTTGATACTATGTCGGTGCCACATATTAATGTTAGTCAGAAATAGGACCAAAGTTACACAAAAGAAGAGAGAGCGAACTGAAATTTGAACTCAACAAtataaattactaaaataaaaattacagaAACGTAGagaaataaaattgtaaatgtttctatattttatttgaataatgtgtttttttaatataataacaataatatttaacaaaatgacTTTTGTTTgacaatgaatttgaaatccaatctttcaatttttttacttttgtttgatctttatttttctatgtatttgaa
This sequence is a window from Primulina huaijiensis isolate GDHJ02 chromosome 13, ASM1229523v2, whole genome shotgun sequence. Protein-coding genes within it:
- the LOC140990832 gene encoding DNA replication licensing factor MCM5, producing MSGWDEGGIYYSDQAQFPRGGGGDSDTVNRHAVLQRFKEFIRNFQRKSQPNVFPYREVLLSNPEYLLVNLADLISYDPDQTLPQFLRQNPAEYLPLFESAAAEVLAGLKSRVAGETGEMEEPMTGEVQVLLRSDQDPLSMRSMGAQYISKLVKVSGIVIAASRTKAKATYVTLLCKNCKNVKLVPCRPGLGGAIVPRSCDHIPQAGEEPCPLDPWIVLPDKSKYVDQQTLKLQENPEDVPTGELPRNMLLSVDRHLVQTIVPGTRLTIIGIYSIFQAANSSASHKGAVAIRQPYIRVVGLEETGEANSRGPTKFTREEIDEFKKFSSDKNAYDKICSKIAPSIFGHSDVKKAVACLLFGGSRKILPDGVKLRGDINVLLLGDPSTAKSQFLKFVEKTAPVAVYTSGKGSSAAGLTASVIRDNSSREFYLEGGAMVLADGGVVCIDEFDKMRAEDRVAIHEAMEQQTISIAKAGITTVLNSRTSVLAAANPPSGRYDDLKTAQDNIDLQTTILSRFDMIFIVKDIRMYSQDKNIASHVIKVHASADAASTDSRTSKEDNWLKRYIHYARTECHPRLSESAASLLQERYVNIRQDMRRQANETGEAAVIPITVRQLEAIVRLSEASARMTLSDVATDEHVHEAIRLFNNSTIDAARSGVNQHINLTPELANEIKQAETQIKRRMGIGMRISERRLIDELARMGMNESIVRRALLIMHQREEVEYTRERRQIVRKA
- the LOC140956264 gene encoding uncharacterized protein; the encoded protein is MHKDLIFLYTTFFLEYLGSLGSEPPYLSSMQVPMEILQPISFNLVIVSLLFMVPILAFDPLTDALLSLKSELLNGSDSLNDWFLPDGIQPSTQIYACSWTGVKCNENSSKIIGLDLSMKNLGGSLSGKQFALFLDLVELNLGHNSFSNQLPTGIFNLTSLRLLDISRNNFSGRFPGGISNLQNLVVLDAFSNSFSGPLPTEVSQLEFLKVVNFAGSYFSGKIPFEYGSFQSLEFIHLAGNFLSGGVPPELGKLQRLSHMEIGYNSYEGGIPWQFGNMSELRYLDIADANLSGIIPNQLNNLTNLESLFLFKNQLTGKIPSEFSKILALKSLDLSDNLLSGPIPDSFSELKNLRLLSLMYNDLSGKVPEGIAQLPNLDTLLIWNNYLRGSLPFDLGRYSKLKHVDASTNYFVGSIPPYICYGAELLKLILFSNNFTGGLPPSLSNCSSLVRLRLEDNLFSGKISLQFGKFQNMSYVDLSRNRFTGGIPTDIDQALKLEFLNLSDNPFLGGTIPVRAWSLPLLQNFSASSCWISGNLPSFEDCKSLSVLEFRMNNLSGKIPESVSYCKELLRIDLADNNLAGSIPVELARLPVISVLDLSHNNLTGPIPDEFGTSSSLELLNVSYNNISGSIPTQSKFKSMDISAFLGNPKLCGEPLRRCNRENGISNGLQVGSRRAQKVSWILIICAVAVLLIMAAVFGILYFKKRSKGPWKMVAFDGFPRFTAKDVLKSFSGNESGEEAVHTLPDSIRKVVLPTGITVSVKIIAWEPKEKKNAVEHLIRIGNSRHKNLTRLLGICYNNEFAYLLYDYLPNNDLAEKIRVRRDWETKCKIIVGVASALHFLHRECYPAIPHGNLKASSVHFDENMEPHLAEYGLTSFIQSSGSLLPEKTRKETGVGEFNTYMTDELQKDIINFGELVLHVLSDGLLANTASLSMQSTPREALIREMTKNSGIAPSTSSQEEMLSVLEVALLCTRSRTSMEEVVKMLSVLNLQANGRSVGREGHGAL